In Halorhodospira halophila, one DNA window encodes the following:
- the dctP gene encoding TRAP transporter substrate-binding protein DctP has product MHRYAIATVLLGSVAFAGAAHADQWRIALEEVEGSIQYQYAERFAEEVEARTDGEVQVDLFPYGTIGEMEDIYEQLQANVVQFAFGSGALGGTVPESQLFSVNFILSDDEYVNTRALNDPHFLRSDPVQQAFGERGMELVSVLPEGWQVWSANEPIRTPEDFDGVQIRTMDNRLLRETYRQYGADPTPMAYGEVYGGLEQGVIDGNIQPYFAHQEMGFYEVQDYFIEARQAQFIAGFMASSRFFDGLPAERQEMIREITADMVDWAHDMQQAVNDERLADMKAGSDIQVIALDEDERAAFRERALPTRETYIDEVGARGEQALERLLEAVEQAEGAYGDS; this is encoded by the coding sequence ATGCACCGTTACGCCATCGCCACCGTGCTGCTTGGCAGCGTCGCCTTCGCCGGAGCCGCCCACGCCGATCAGTGGCGGATCGCCCTAGAGGAGGTGGAGGGCAGCATCCAGTACCAGTACGCCGAGCGCTTCGCCGAGGAGGTGGAGGCGCGCACTGACGGTGAGGTACAGGTCGATCTGTTCCCCTACGGCACCATCGGCGAGATGGAGGATATCTACGAGCAGCTGCAGGCCAACGTTGTGCAGTTCGCTTTCGGCTCCGGGGCGTTGGGCGGGACCGTACCGGAGAGTCAGTTGTTTAGCGTCAACTTCATCCTCAGCGATGACGAGTACGTGAATACCCGCGCGCTGAACGATCCCCACTTCCTACGCAGCGATCCGGTCCAGCAGGCCTTCGGCGAGCGGGGCATGGAGTTGGTCTCGGTCCTGCCCGAGGGCTGGCAGGTGTGGAGCGCCAATGAGCCGATCCGCACCCCCGAGGATTTCGACGGGGTGCAGATCCGCACCATGGACAATCGCCTGCTGCGCGAGACCTACCGCCAGTACGGCGCCGACCCAACGCCCATGGCCTACGGCGAGGTTTACGGCGGGCTGGAGCAGGGCGTGATCGACGGCAACATCCAGCCGTACTTCGCACACCAGGAGATGGGCTTCTACGAGGTCCAGGACTACTTCATCGAGGCGCGTCAGGCGCAGTTTATCGCCGGCTTCATGGCCAGTTCCCGGTTCTTTGACGGGTTACCGGCCGAGCGACAGGAGATGATCCGCGAGATCACCGCCGACATGGTGGACTGGGCCCACGACATGCAGCAGGCGGTCAATGACGAGCGCCTGGCCGACATGAAGGCTGGCTCGGACATCCAGGTCATTGCCCTGGACGAGGATGAGCGTGCCGCCTTCCGCGAGCGCGCCCTACCCACCCGAGAGACGTATATCGACGAGGTCGGCGCCCGCGGCGAGCAGGCACTGGAGCGGCTGCTCGAGGCGGTCGAGCAGGCCGAGGGCGCCTACGGCGACTCCTGA
- a CDS encoding TRAP transporter small permease: MGTRKRTWLERLDGGIARVEAFLLAGGVLLLAGLSIANTLSRNLTGNTVPGTFELTEILMIWITFGGLAYGVRRARHICMNAVYDQLRGLARKGLLVFTHVGTAGLLFYMAWHAGHYVWEVHQGGRTSTALGIPMGLAYSIVPVGLFAGGVQYALSAWKNLTRRAIYRSYSEREAYESGEDPAGDARL, encoded by the coding sequence ATGGGCACACGGAAGCGGACCTGGCTCGAGCGGCTCGACGGCGGTATCGCCCGTGTCGAGGCGTTCCTGCTCGCCGGCGGCGTCCTGCTGCTGGCGGGCCTCTCCATAGCTAATACCCTCTCGCGCAACCTCACCGGCAACACCGTGCCGGGCACCTTCGAACTCACCGAGATCCTCATGATCTGGATCACCTTCGGCGGGCTCGCCTACGGCGTGCGCCGAGCGCGGCACATCTGCATGAATGCCGTCTACGACCAGCTGCGCGGCCTGGCGCGCAAGGGGCTGCTGGTCTTCACCCATGTGGGCACCGCCGGGCTGCTGTTCTACATGGCGTGGCACGCCGGCCACTACGTCTGGGAGGTCCACCAGGGCGGGCGCACCAGCACGGCGCTGGGCATCCCCATGGGGCTGGCCTATTCGATCGTACCCGTGGGCCTGTTCGCCGGCGGCGTGCAGTACGCCCTCAGCGCCTGGAAAAACCTCACCCGCCGGGCGATCTACCGCTCCTACAGCGAGCGCGAGGCCTACGAGTCCGGCGAGGATCCGGCCGGGGATGCGCGACTATGA